The Streptomyces fungicidicus nucleotide sequence GATGATCAGCATCAGCAGCGCCATGGTGGCGACGAGGATGAGCAGACCGTGGGTCTCCGTGTAGTGCAGCTCGTCGGAGAGATAGGTCGGCATGTACGACAGCAGCATGTAGTCGGTGACGTTGTACGCGCCGACCAGCGCGATGCACAGGATCAGCGGCCGCCAGTGCTGCCGGAAGATCCTCAGCAGGTCGCCGCGGGCCGTGGTCTCCACCGAGTTCGCGGCCTCGTTGACGTGGACGTTCCCCTCCCCCAGTTTCAGGTACGCCGGGGTGTCGTCCAGCTTCAGCCGCAGGTACAGGCCGACGATGCCGAGCGGTCCGGCGACCAGGAACGGGATGCGCCAGCCCCAGGCGTCCATGGCGCCGGTGCCGAGCCAGGCGGTGAGCGCCGTGACCAGGCCCGCCGCGCCGGTGTACCCGGCCAGCGTGCCCAGCTCGAGGAAGCTGCCGAAGTAGCCGCGCCGTTTGTCCGGGGCGTACTCCGCGATGAAGGTGGAGGCGCCGCCGTACTCGCCGCCGGTGGAGAATCCCTGGAGCAGCCGGAACAGGATCAGCAGCAGGGGTGACCAGAAGCCGACGGCCGCGTACGTCGGGAGCAGGCCGATCGCGGCAGTGCCGATCGCCATGAGGATCATCGTCAGCGCGAGCACCTTCTTGCGGCCGACCTTGTCGCCCATCGGGCCGAAGACCATGCCGCCGAGCGGACGCACCAGGAAGGCGACGGCGAAGGTGGCGAAGGACGACAGCAGCTGCGCGGTCTCGCTCCCGGAGGGGAAGAAAACCCGGCCGATGGTGCCGGCCAGATAGGCGTAGATGCCGAAGTCGAACCATTCCATGGCGTTGCCGAGCGAGGCGGCCTTCACCGCGCGCTTGACCGCCCGCTCGTCCGTCACCGTGATGTCCGAGCGGCGCAGCCTCGGGTTGCGACGGCGCCGGATGGCACGGAACAGGGTCGGGTGGCGGCTGACCGCCTCGGGCGGGGGCTCGGGCCCCTTGTCGATGGAGGACGTGTCTGGGTTCCTTTCCGTGACATACCGATGCAGACGGAACGTATCAGCGTCTTCGGGGAGACGCCGGACAGCACGGCGCGCGGCGGGCCGGGTGCCCCGGCCGGCCCGGTTCTCACCTGTATGCCTCCGCTGCGCTGGTCGCCCGGGCGGAGCGGTGGTGCGGTGAGAGGGCAAGGGCAAGAGAGCGCCCGGGGCAGGTCGGCACCGGGGCGCTCGTCCCATCCTCAGGAGGCATTCGTGACCACCCCCCGCTCGATCGTCTGCTCGTCCCGCGTCCTGGCCGCCGTACTGGCCACCGGGACCCTTCTGACCACGGCGGCCTGCTCCAGCGCGGAGGACGGTGCGTCGGCCGGGTCGGAGACCGCCTCCGCGGCCGTCGAGCGGGCCCGCGCGACACAGACCGGCTCCCCCACGTCCACGGCGTCCTCCCCCACCGCCTCGTCGTCCGCCTCGCAGCTCACCGAGACCGGCGCGAAGAACGCGCTGATCACCGCGGCGGACATCGAGGACAACTGGACCCAGGTGGAGAACCCGCAGGCATGGAAGGACTCCCTGCTGGTCGGCAAGGTCGACGTGGCCGCGTTCGTCACGGGGAAGAGCGACGCGCAGGACTGCCAGAACCTGGTCGACTCGCTGTACGACGAGACCCTGCTGGGCAGCACGTCAGGGGTGTCGGCGCTCACCGGGTTCCAGGAGGACGACGCCCGGCTGCTCTACCAGGTCGCCTCCTACGACAAGGCCGCCCTCGACAAGTCGATGACGTCGCTGCAGTCGCTCCCCGACACCTGCGACCAGTTCACCCTGACCGGCGGGGACAACGGCGACCGCACCGTCCAGGTCGTCGCGATGTCGCTGCCCGACGTGGGCGACGCCCGGCAGGGAATGACCGTGACGGTGAAGGGCGACAGCAACGGCCGGCCCGTGACCCTCACCGTGGACGTCGCCGTCGTCCAGGTCGGCGCGAACGCGATCACCGTCACCAACGGCGGGACCGCCGGCATCTCCCACGACACCACCACGACCGCCGTGAAGCAGGGCACGCAGCGGCTCCAGGAGGTCCTGGCCGGCGGCACGCCCCAGCCCACCCCGAGCGGCATCAACTGACGCGGGAGAACGGCGCCGCGGTCGTCACGCCCCCGGGTCCTCCGCTTCACCGCTCGGCTACTTGGGGGTAGGAACCGGGCTCCTCTTGTTATAAGGTTCGTCAGCAAGCGGCTCGTTACCCGCGGTAATGCTCACGGACCCCGACTCGAGGAGCCTCAGCATGGCCATCAGCACTCCCCCGTCCGAGGCCGCCGGCCGGCCCTCCCAGGACGGCGTGGCCCGGCGGCTGCTGGACTCGTCCGCGCAGCTCTCCTACGACCCGCTCACCGAGGTCGACTGGGACACTCCGCTCGACACGGACTTCCACGGCGCCAGTCCGGAGTGGAGCACGCTCTACGGGACGGCGTACTGGGACGAGCTGACCGACGCGCAGCGCAAGGCGCTGACCCGCCAGGAGGCCGCGTCCGTCGCCAGCACGGGCATCTGGTTCGAGATGATCCTGCAGCAGATGGTGCTGCGGGACATCTACGCGAAGGACCCGACCGACGACACCGTCCAGTGGGCGCTCACCGAGATAGCGGACGAGTGCCGGCACTCGATCATGTTCGCCCGCGGCGCGAAGAAGCTCGGGGCCCCGGCGTACCGCCCGCACCGGTTCGCGGTCGAGCTCGGGCGCCTCTTCAAGACCGTGGCCTTCGGGGAGGCCGCGTACGCGGCGATCCTGGTCGCCGAGGAGGTCCTCGACGTCATGCAGCGCGACTGGATGCGCGACGAGCGGGTCGTCCCCTTCGTCCGCACCATCAACAACATCCATGTCGTCGAGGAGTCGCGGCACATGAAGTTCGCCCGCGAGGAGACGCGCAGGCACCTCGCCGGCGCCGGGTGGCTGCGCCGCCGGGTGCACGCCCTGCTGATCGCCGTCGCGGCCTACGTCATCGTCACCAGCATGGTGAACCGGAAGGTCTACGGTAACGCCGGGCTGGACGAGCGGCGTGCGATCCGTGAGGCGAAGGCCAACCAACACCACAAGTCGATGATGCGCGCGAGCTGTTCCGGGCTGATGGAGTTCCTGGCCTCGGTGGGCCTGCTCACCGGCCCCGCGCTCTTCTTCTACAAGCGCGCCAACCTCACCTGACCCCCCAGCCCGCGCCTACCCCGGCCTCCAGCGGAGCGGACGACCATGGCCTTCGCGATCACCCAGACCTGCTGCAACGACGCCACCTGTGTGTCCGTCTGCCCGGTCAACTGCATTCATCCCACGCCCGAGGAGCGGGCCTTCGGCAGCACGGAGATGCTGCACATCGACCCGAGGAGCTGCATCGACTGCGGCGCCTGCGCCGACGCCTGCCCGGCGGACGCCATCCTGCCCGTGGACCGGCTGTCCGAGGGACAGCGGGTGTACGAGCGGATCAACGCGGCCTACTTCGAGAACGACCACAACGGCGCCGACGACGACAGCGACGCCACGCGGTCCCCCGCGGCAGCGGCCGTGCCGGAGAGGACCGGCCCCAACTTCCACGCCTGGGGCGAGCCGGTCTTCGACCGGGTGCTGCCGGCCGACTTCGGGGCGCTGCGGGTCGCGATCGTCGGCACCGGACCGGCCGGCATGTACGCCGCCAGGGACCTGCTGCTGCACACACCGGCCGAGGTGACGCTCATCGACCGGCTTCCGGCCGCCGGCGGGCTCGTGCGGTACGGCGTGGCGCCGGACCATCCGGGCACCCGGAAGGTCGGCGAGACCTTCGCCCGCTTCCGCGCCCATCCGCGGGTGCGGACGTATCTGGGCCTCGACGTCGGCAGCCATGTCACGGCGGAGGAGATCGCCGCCCACCACGACGCGGTGATCTACGCGGTGGGCGCCGCCACGGACCGGCGGCTCGGCATACCGGGCGAGGACGGACCGGGCAGCGTCTCCGCCACCACCTTCGTGGCCTGGTACAACGGGCACCCGGAGGTCGCCGCGGACGCCGTCCGCCTGACGGCCGAACGGGTCGTCGTGATCGGCAACGGCAATGTCGCGCTCGACGTCGCCCGGATCCTGGTCTCCGACCCGGAGTCCCTGTCCGGCACCGAGATCGCCGGTCACGCGCTGGCGGAACTGCGCCGCAGCAGGGTGCGCGAAGTGGTGCTGCTCGGGCGCCGCGGCCCGCAGGACGCGGCGTACACCAGACCGGAGTCGCTGGCCCTGCAGCACCTTCCCGGGGTGGACCTGCTCGTCGACGACCACGATCCGCGCATCGGCGCGGCGATCGACGGCGCCGGGCCGGGCGACAAGGCCGCGGTGCTGCGGCCAGTGGCGCGGGAGGCCGTCGACTGGTCCCTGCCGCCGGCCCCGGCAGGACGGCGGCGCATCGTGTTCCGCTTCCTCTCCGCCCCGGTGGCGGTCCGCGGCGCCGAGGGCACCCGCGCGGTGCGCGTCACCGGCGGCGCCGGGGAGCTGGACATCCCGGCCGGTCTGGCACTGCGGGCGGTCGGCTACCGGGGGGTCGCCCAGGCCGGGCTGCCGTTCGACGAGGTCACCGGGACCGTGCCGCACCAGCGCGGCCGGGTGACCGGCGGGACCGGGACGTACGTCGTCGGCTGGATCAAGCGCGGGCCCTCGGGAGGCATCGGCGCCAACCGCGCCTGCGCCGCCGAGACGGTCGGCACCCTGCTGGCCGACGCGGTGGCGGGCGCGCTGCCCGCGCCGGCCGGCGGGACGAGGGAGTTCCGCCGCCTGGTACGCCGCCGGCGCCGCTGACTCGTTCCCGGGCCGTCCGTGCTCCCCGCCGCACGGCCCGGAATCCGGTGCGGCCGGAGGCCGCCCGACGTGGTGTCGGCCACTCTTCAGCGTTCCCGGCGTAGTAGACATCCACGGGAGGGGCACTGGAACGGGGCCCGTCGTCCGGCGACGAGCACGACGAGAGAGCGGGGAGTGACGCGTGCTGCTGAAGACGTTCCGCTGGGCCTTCGCGGTCACGGCCCTCGGCCTGGTGGCCGGTGTGCTGTACGACGGCTGGACGGCCCTGGGGCTGGTCGCCATCCTCGCCGTCCTCGAGGTCTCGCTGTCCTTCGACAACGCGGTGATCAACGCCGGCATCCTGAAACGGCTCAACGCCTTCTGGCAGCGGATGTTCCTCACCATCGGCATCCTGATCGCCGTCTTCGGCATGCGGCTGCTCTTCCCGATCGTCATCGTCACCGTCAGCGCCCGGCTCGCGCCGTCCCAGGCCGTTCACCTCGCGCTCACCGACAAGGACCGCTATCAGCAGCTCGTCACCGACGCGCACCCGGCGATCGCCGCGTTCGGCGGGATGTTCCTGCTGATGATCTTCCTCGACTTCATCTTCGAGGACCGCGAGACCAAGTGGCTGGGCCCCCTCGAACGGCCCCTCGCCAGGCTCGGGCGGATCGACATGCTGTCGGTCTGCCTCGCCCTCTGCGTCCTCCTCGTCACCTCCCTCACCTTCGCCGCCCACGCCCACCAGCACGGCGGCACGCACGCCGACAAGGCGCAGACGGTTCTCGTCTCGGGCATCGCGGGACTGATCACGTACCTGGTCGTGGGCGGGCTCTCCGGCTTCTTCGAGGGCAGGCTGGCCGACGAGGAGAGCAGGCGGCAGAGCGAGGAGCGGTCCGGCGGCGCGGGCGGAGGCGGGTCCGCGCTCGCCCTGTCGGGCAGGGCCGCGTTCTTCACCTTCCTCTACCTCGAGGTCCTGGACGCCTCCTTCTCCTTCGACGGCGTCATCGGCGCCTTCGCCATCACCAACGACATCGTCCTGATGGCGCTCGGCCTCGGCATCGGCGCCATGTACGTCCGTTCCCTCACCGTCTACCTGGTCCGCCAGGGCACCCTGGACGACTACGTCTACCTGGAGCACGGCGCCCACTACGCGATCGGCGCGCTCGCCCTCATCCTTCTCGTGAGCATCCAGTACCAGATCAACGACGTCGTCACCGGCCTCATCGGCGTGACGCTCATCGGCGCGTCCTTCTACTCCTCGGTCCGCCGCAACCGTGCGGTCCGGGCCACGTCAGAGTGAGCGCGCCGCCCGACCGGCAGGGCGTGCCACCGGTCGGGCGGCCGGCCGCCGGCGACAACGGCCTGTTCTGGCCCGCGGCAGATACGGGTGCCCGCCGGGCCCGTTGCGGGGAGCGAGCGCCGGGCCGGTCTCGCGCCGCACCTCGATGTCGTAGCTCGTGCCGGGGCCTTCGTGAGAACCACGCGCATGACCGCACCGTAGGAGACGGCGGCGGTGTGCCGCACCTCATTCCGGAGTGCGGCGGCCGGGTTCCGGGCTCATCCGGCCGGGCCCCGCGGCAGGGCGAGGTGCGCCAGGTCCCCCGGGGGCGGGCCGCTCACCGGCCAGAGGGGTGCGGGCACACCGTCGGCGACGGCGGCGGGCGCGTCGGTGAGGTTCATCCGGTGGCGGAGGCGGCCGTAGAAGTCCACCGGGCCGAGCCGCGCGACCCGCAGCCGGTGCGGCGCCGCGTACACGCCGATCCAGTCACCGGGGCCGAGCACGCCGCGGAGCTGGCCGTCGATGCTGACGGCGGCGCGGCCCGAGTGTTCGAGCACCCGCAGCCCGACGGGTTCGTCCGGGGCGGCCACGACCGAGCGGTCGAACGTCATGTGCGGTGCCACCGGGGTGAACACCAGCGTCTCGGCGCGCGGCGAGACCACGGGACCGCCGGCGGCGAAGCTGTAGGCGGTCGAGCCGGTGGGGGTGGCCACCAGCAACGCGTCGGCCGAGTACGAGGCCAGCAGCCGTCCCGCGATGTACACGCCGGCCGACACCTGCCGGTCGCGGGCGAGCTTCTCCAGCACCACGTCGTTGAGGGCGGTCACGTCCAGCGGGACGCCCCACTCGCCGCCCGTCTCGCAGTCGGAGCGCACGCTCGTCGGGGGCAGGAGCGGGCCCCGGCCGTACTTCGTGACGGCCTCGATGTCGGAGGGCACCTCCAGGCGGCGGGAGGCGCGCATCGTCAGCAGCATCCGCCGCTCCACGTCGAGCCGGCCCTCGCGCACGGCGTCCAGCGCGGCGCGGATCCGGGCCATGGGCACCTCGGTCAGGAAGCCCACCCGGCCCAGGTCGACGCCCAGCACCAGGGCGTCGGCGGAGGCGGCGAGCCGGGCCCCGCGCAGGAAGGTGCCGTCGCCGCCCAGGGTGACGACGAGGTCGGGATCGCCCGCCGCCGCCACCTCCTGCCGGGCGCTGCGCCGTCCGCCGTCGTGCCACACGTCGATGTCCCTGCAGACGACCCCGTGCGCCTCGCACCACGCCCGGACCGAGCGCGCGGCCTCCGTGGCCTCGGGACGACCGCCGTGCACGACCATGCCGACCCGCTCCACCGTCATCTGCGCCTCCAGAACGTCCGTTTGGTCCATCCTGGCCCGGCGGCGGGCGGGCGGACGCCGCGCCACACCGCGGACGGCCCGGCACCGTGGTCACGGTGCCGGGCCGTCCGGCCGGCCGGTGCGCGGCCCGTCAGCCCTGACGGGCCCCGGGACGCGGACCGTCCTCGCCGGTCACGCCGGTCACGCCGGTCACGCGGGTCATCGTTCCTCGCGGAAGACGACGTGCGCGCCGGCGACCGGGTCGTACTTCCGCAGGACCAGCCGGTCGGGGTCGTTCGACCGGTTCTTGCGGGTCACGTAGGTGACTCCGGTACCGGCTGTCGACATCAGCCTGACGACCGGCCGTGCGGTACTGCGTGCCATGGGGTGCTCCTTCCGACGCCTCATGAACACGTCCGCCCGCACGGTTGTTCCCAGGGGGTCCGGGACATCGGAGCGGCCGGGGACGGGAAGCCTCGCGTCATGTCCACCCATGCGACGGCTTCGCCCGGAGTGCAGGTCTGTTCCCTGAAGCGGGACACCCCTCAGTCGATCCCGGCGAACAGCCCCTACAAGGTCATCAGATTCCCCTTCGGGGCCGCCGAGTCCTCCGACCGGTTCAACATGCACCAGGTCAACCAGCCGGACGGGTACGTGATCACGAGCTGGGACACCGACGACCGGTCAGGGCTGATATGGCCCAGCACGGCCGGCTGGGGCGTCCTGTACGCGATGATCCAGTGGGAGGCTGGCGGCTACGACGAACTGCGGGACCAGTTCGTCCGGGATCCGCTCGGCCTCACCCCGGCGCCCAACGACACCACGGCGACGGAGCACCGGCCGCCCAGTCCCGGCATGCAGTGCTGGACGAAACAGTGGGGTGTCTTCGTCGACCCGGCCGTCCCGCTGGCGGTGCGCGCCACCCATGACGACGGCGTCGCGCGGAACATCGTCCTGGCGGAGTTCAAGCTCGTCATCCACGAGGCCGCCTGACGGGCGCTCAGCCCGTGCGCCCCCACGAGTCGGGGCTCCACAGCCCCGACCTGTTGAGAGACTGCGGGCAGTGCAGATAGATCTCGTCGATGTCCAGCACCAGGGCCAGCCGGGGCCGCCGGCCGTCGCGCGTCATCGCGTCGAAGAAGGGCGCGTCGGTGAGGATGCGGGCGCGTCCGTTGACGCGCAGCACCTGCTTGCCGCCGGGAATCAGATAGAGCAGGCCGGCGTGCGGATTGGCGAGGACGTTGTGGAAGCTGTCGCCCCTGCGGTTGCCCGGCCGGTCGGGCAGCGCGAGGGTGCCGGGCCCGAGGACGTGGGTGAACCCCGGGGCGTCGCCGCGCGGGGAGACGTCGCAGTTGCCGTCGGCGTCGGAGGTGGCGAGCAGACAGAACGGCGAGCGGGCCAGGATGTCCAGGTCGTCGTCGGTCAGCCGGTCGTGCACCTTGTCGATCACTACCGGCCACGGCTCGCCGAGGAGGTGCCGCAGCTCCTCGGGGGAGCCGAGCTCGACCCAGCCCTCGTCGCTGACGGTGCCCGGCCGGAGCGGGGCGGTGTCGGTCGTGTGCGGCAAGGGCCGGCTCCCAGCTGTGCGTGTCCCAAGGGTGGTTGCGCAGAGAACACTATCCGATGTTAGGTACGCCTTACCTCAGTGGATCGGGGTCGCCGGGGGACGCGCACCGCCCGCCCCGGTCGCGGTGGCCCCCCAGGCGTCCGCGCACAGGGCCCGTTCGACCGCGTCGGTGTAGACGGCGGCGGCCAGCCAGGACCGGCCGAAGCGGTCCGTGTCGGCCGGGAGCAGGCGGCCGAAGACGTCGCGGGAGCGGTCCGCGGCGGCGGCGTGGAGGTCGTCCAGGAGGTCGCCCGCCGTGGCGAGGCCGGCCCGGCGCAGGCGGGCTCCGTCGTCGGGCCGGTCCCCGGCGAAGGCGAGGACCCGGCGGCCTCCCGACACCGCCTGGTGGACGCGGCGGCGCAGCAGGTGCAGCGGGGCCTCGTCCCCGGCGGGCAGGGCCCGGTCCGGGGGCGCGACCACCCCGCCGGGCAGATCGGCGTGCTGGAGGCGGTCCAGGCCGAGGTCCACCCGGGCGTCCGGGTCGGCGGGGTGCTCGGCCGCGAGCAGCAGGGCGCGGGGGAACGGTCCGGGCACCAGGCGTGCGACGATCCGCAGCCGGCCGCGGCCGGCTGCGGCGAGCAGGCGGAGGTTCTCGCGGCAGGGCAGTGACGGGTCGTCATGGGCGGTGGTCAGCAGCACGGACAGTCCGTCGCAGTCGGCCAGCAGGCAGTCGCCCGCTGTCTCCCGCACGGCGCCGACGGGGGTCACCTCGAGGAACAGCAGGTCCCGCCCCCCGTTCAGCGCCCGGGACACCTGCTCGGCGGCGGGCTCGGCCCACAGCCGGTCCAGCGGCTCGGCACGCCATGCGACGCCGCTCGCGCGCACCGCCCGCACCCCCGCCCCCGCGCCGAGCCGCCCCGTCGGGGAGACGGTCGCCCCGGACACGGCCAGCCCGGCGCGGGACAGTTCGCGGTGGGTCAGGGAGGTGTCGCCGATCCGCACCGCCCGGTCGGCGGCGTCGGTCGCCCGGGCGGGACCGCCCGGCGCCACGTCCGACACCGTGTACAGACGTCCCTCGGCGTCCGCGGTCCAGGTGACCGCGCCCGCGTACCCGGTCGCCGTGAGCACGGGCTCGGAGAAGAGGCCGTACAGGCGCAGGGAGCCGTCCGGCCGGTACGGCTGCCGGGCCGTGCCGCGCAGGTCGGTCAGCTCCGGGCCGGTGGCGTGCGGGAGGCGGTGGGCGACGCCGAGGACGCCGGCCAGCGCGCCGGCGAGGTCGGTGAGCCGGTACCCGGGATCGCCGGAACGGGCCGCGCGCACCCCGGTCACCACGGCGACCGCGGCGGCCGAGAGCCTGGGGAGGCCGGCCAGGCGGGCGGTGTGGGCGGCGTGCAGCAGTTCCGCCTGGAGCACGGCGCCGGCCCCGTCGGTGCCGGCTTCCAGGACGGCGGCGGCCGCGTCGGACACCGCCCGGGCCGCGGCACGCCGACCGGCGTTCGCGGCATCGTCCCCCGCCTCCGCCGCCGGTGCCGTCTCCGGCTCGTCGGGCGTCTCCGGCTTCTCCGGGTCCCCGGCCGGGGCCTCGTCGGCGACCGGCGCGGCCGAGGCCGCCGCCGCGCGGTGCAGGCAGTCGGGGGCCAGCAGGCACCCGCAGCGGATCGCGTCCGCGCGGGTCACCGCCCCGCCGGGCGCGTGCAGCACCAGGTCGGTGTCGTCGTCGACCGCGATCCGCACGGTGTCGCCGTCCCGGACGGCCGGACGCGCCACGAGCTTGGTGACGCCCGCGTCCAGCCGTTTCCGGAGCCGGGGCGGGAGCGCCCCGACGAGTTCGGCGGTGACGGACGGGACGACCGGAGGCAGGTCCGGGCTCATGCGATCTTCTCCCCTACCCAGCGGGCCAGTTCGAGCGGACTGAGGGCGGCGACGGGCATGCCCGCGGCGACGAGTTGGCCGGCCACACCCGTGGAGTAGCGGGGCCGGCCGGTGTCGTCGAGGCTCGCGCAGCCCAGGACGTGGCAGCCGGCCGAGACCAGCGCGCGGACCTCGGCGAGCAGGCCGCCGAGGGGGTAACCCTCCTCGAAGTCGCTGACCACCACGACGAGGGTGCGTGACGGCACGGTCACGAGCTCGCGCGCGTGCCGCAGCCCGGCGGCAATGTGGGTGCCGCCGCCGACGCTGACCTCCAGCAGGAGCGACAGCGGGTCGTCCACGTGCCCGGTGAGGTCGATCACCTCCGTGGAGAACGCCAGGAAGTGGGTGGAGAGCGTCGGCACCCCCGCGAGCACCGAGGCGGTCAGCGCGGCCCACACCGTGGACGCCTCCATGGACCCCGAGACGTCCGTGACCAGGATCAGCCGCCAGTCGGCGGCCCGGCGGCCCCGGGCGCGGAAGACGGGGTGCTCGGGGATCACCCGGACCGTGCCGTCCGGGTCGCGGCGCGCGGTCGCCAGGTTGGCCCGGAGGGTGCGGGGCAGGTCGAGGCCACCGCCGGGTCGTTTGCTGGGGCGTGGCAGGGCGGTGCCGTGCAGGGCGGGGCGCAGGCGGGTGGCCAGCTGCCTGGTGAGTGCCTCGACCAGCCGCCGCACGAGCGGTCGCAGGGCGGCCAGCCGTGCCTCGGGCAGTCCCCCGGCGTGCCGCAGCACGGTGCGCAGCAGGTCCACCGAGGGCCGCACCCCGTCCGCGTCCAGTTCGGTGAGGACGTCGGTGCGGCCCGACGCGGCGGCGGCCGCCAGGACCTCCTCCCGGATACCGGGTCCGAACAGCGCGGCCAGTTCCTCCGACCACTCCCGCACTCCGGGATACGGGGCCTCGCGTCCGCCGCCGGTTCCACGGCCCGTGAGCCCGCCGCGGCTGCCTTCGCCGCGTCCGCTGCCGTACAGCTCGTCCAGCGCGGTCGCGAGTGGCGCGGCGGAGGACGGCAGTCCGTCGGTGCGGCGGCCGAGGAGGAGGCGCCAGCGGTCGGCGGGGGCGAGGCGGCGGTCGTCGGCCGCGGCGGCCTGCGGGACGGTGTCCGGGAGGACTTCCGGCGTGCCGCCCGCAGGCGGGGGCAGCAGTGCCAGCGACCGCAGTGTCTCGCGGGCCGCGAGGTCCGCCGAGGTCCACGCGGCGAGCGCGGCCGGGTCGACGCCGCCGGTGTCGGCGACGTGTGTGGTGCCCAGGCGCTCCTCGACGGCGGCGAAGAGCCGGTCGCGGGCGGCGGGGCTCAGGGTGTCGAAACCGCCGCGCAGCGCGGGGAGCCGGTCGAGGAAATCCCGGTCGGGCAGCTCGGTGATCCGGGTGAGCAGGGGTTCCAGCGCGGGCGCCGCCGCCTCCAGCAGCGGTCCCGCAGCGGTCAGCAGGCCGCCGAGCCGGGCGGTGAGCGCGGCTCGGGAGTCGGGGTCGGTGGCCCCGTCGACCCAGGAGGCCACACGGTCGCCGAAAGTGTGCGCGTCCTCGTGCCCGAGCAGGACGCGTACGGCCCCGGCGGCGCCGCGCATCAGCGGGGAGCCGTCGGCGGCCAGCCGGTCCAGGGCGTCGGCGAGCCGGATCCCGCCCAGCAGGTCCGCCCGGTGGGACAGTTCGAGCAGGGCGTGGGCGTCGGCGGGGTCCTCGGACCCGGTCAGGCCGTCGACCTGCCGCACCGCCGCCGCCGTGAGCAGTTCCGCCGCGGCGGCCGCCCGGGCGTCGCGGTCCGGGTCGGCGGGGAGGCCGGGGACGTGACCGGCCCGCAGCCGGTCCAGCAGGGCGAGTCCGGCCAGGAGTTCCGGCAGGGCGGCGGCCGTGGGCAGGATGTCCGCGACGTCGTCGAGCCGTTCGCCGGCGAGCCCGGTCAGGCCGCACTCCGCCGCCCGTTCCAGTCCTTCGAGGGCCTGCGCGGCCGTGGGCCCGCCCTCGTCGGCCTCCTGGCGCCGCCGCTGGCGCAGCACGCCTTCGGCCGCCTGCGCGGGGGTGACCCCGCGCACGCCGGCAGCGGTCAGCATGGCGGCCGTGGCGGGTGTCCAGCGCACCTCCCAGCGGGAGGTGAGGGCCTCGGCACCGCCCGCGCCGACGACCTCGCGGGCCTCCGCGTAGGGCACCCCGCACACCGTCAGCCTGCGCAGCAGCAGTTCGCGCCGCCGGTCGAGGTCGGAGCGCAGCGGGTCCAGCCGCAGATCTCGTGCGGGGCCGGGGCCGCCCTCCCTCGGTCCGGGCAGGGAGAGCCGCGCCAGTTCGGCCTCGACCGCGGGGACGAGGCCGCTGCGCGGCGCGGCGGGCGCGGGGCGGCCGGTGCGGGTGCCGACGAGCACGCGCTCCATCGCCCGCGCCACGGCCCGTCCCCGCCCGTACGGTTCGCCCTGCGCGAGCACCGTCTGGACGGCCTCGACCAGTTCGCCGCGGCCCGCCGCGGGCAGCCCGCGCAGCCGGGCGAGGTCCGAGGCGAGCCGGCTGATCTCCCGGGCGTCGGCGGGACCCGAGGGGTGCCCGAGGCCGCGCAGTTCGGCGCAGACGCGTACGGCCGCGCGGGCCAGCGCCTCCTCCAGGGCCGCCGGGTCGCCCGCCGCGCGCAGGACCATGTCCTGCCACTCCGGGTCCCGGATGCCCGCCGGGTAGCCGGACCGCTCGTCGAGGAGGGCGTAGGTGTAGGGGATCAGCGAGGTGTTCCACTCGGGCCGGCGCGCGTCGTCCGCGACCGGGCCCTCCTCCTTCTCCTCCTTCGTGTCCCGCTGGAGCAGCGCCGGGGCGTGGAAGGCG carries:
- a CDS encoding SWIM zinc finger family protein, giving the protein MSPDLPPVVPSVTAELVGALPPRLRKRLDAGVTKLVARPAVRDGDTVRIAVDDDTDLVLHAPGGAVTRADAIRCGCLLAPDCLHRAAAASAAPVADEAPAGDPEKPETPDEPETAPAAEAGDDAANAGRRAAARAVSDAAAAVLEAGTDGAGAVLQAELLHAAHTARLAGLPRLSAAAVAVVTGVRAARSGDPGYRLTDLAGALAGVLGVAHRLPHATGPELTDLRGTARQPYRPDGSLRLYGLFSEPVLTATGYAGAVTWTADAEGRLYTVSDVAPGGPARATDAADRAVRIGDTSLTHRELSRAGLAVSGATVSPTGRLGAGAGVRAVRASGVAWRAEPLDRLWAEPAAEQVSRALNGGRDLLFLEVTPVGAVRETAGDCLLADCDGLSVLLTTAHDDPSLPCRENLRLLAAAGRGRLRIVARLVPGPFPRALLLAAEHPADPDARVDLGLDRLQHADLPGGVVAPPDRALPAGDEAPLHLLRRRVHQAVSGGRRVLAFAGDRPDDGARLRRAGLATAGDLLDDLHAAAADRSRDVFGRLLPADTDRFGRSWLAAAVYTDAVERALCADAWGATATGAGGARPPATPIH
- a CDS encoding vWA domain-containing protein produces the protein MSLSHGVATDAPPVTPDEALALLTGPSAPCLIGVRHHAPSLAAAVPALLDEAEPEVLLVELPAEMQRWLPWLGHEETRAPVALAAAGDGGDGGPAFYPFADFSPELAAVRWAVRHGVPVTACDLPLADPAWSDGRRAAERAAGGPGLAEALRTRLTGRAGDDLWDRLVEATAPGSPPEALRRAALLTGWALREDAAASGGVPELDLRRERWMRARLAEATARGERAAVVVGAFHAPALLQRDTKEEKEEGPVADDARRPEWNTSLIPYTYALLDERSGYPAGIRDPEWQDMVLRAAGDPAALEEALARAAVRVCAELRGLGHPSGPADAREISRLASDLARLRGLPAAGRGELVEAVQTVLAQGEPYGRGRAVARAMERVLVGTRTGRPAPAAPRSGLVPAVEAELARLSLPGPREGGPGPARDLRLDPLRSDLDRRRELLLRRLTVCGVPYAEAREVVGAGGAEALTSRWEVRWTPATAAMLTAAGVRGVTPAQAAEGVLRQRRRQEADEGGPTAAQALEGLERAAECGLTGLAGERLDDVADILPTAAALPELLAGLALLDRLRAGHVPGLPADPDRDARAAAAAELLTAAAVRQVDGLTGSEDPADAHALLELSHRADLLGGIRLADALDRLAADGSPLMRGAAGAVRVLLGHEDAHTFGDRVASWVDGATDPDSRAALTARLGGLLTAAGPLLEAAAPALEPLLTRITELPDRDFLDRLPALRGGFDTLSPAARDRLFAAVEERLGTTHVADTGGVDPAALAAWTSADLAARETLRSLALLPPPAGGTPEVLPDTVPQAAAADDRRLAPADRWRLLLGRRTDGLPSSAAPLATALDELYGSGRGEGSRGGLTGRGTGGGREAPYPGVREWSEELAALFGPGIREEVLAAAAASGRTDVLTELDADGVRPSVDLLRTVLRHAGGLPEARLAALRPLVRRLVEALTRQLATRLRPALHGTALPRPSKRPGGGLDLPRTLRANLATARRDPDGTVRVIPEHPVFRARGRRAADWRLILVTDVSGSMEASTVWAALTASVLAGVPTLSTHFLAFSTEVIDLTGHVDDPLSLLLEVSVGGGTHIAAGLRHARELVTVPSRTLVVVVSDFEEGYPLGGLLAEVRALVSAGCHVLGCASLDDTGRPRYSTGVAGQLVAAGMPVAALSPLELARWVGEKIA
- a CDS encoding MSMEG_1061 family FMN-dependent PPOX-type flavoprotein, which encodes MPHTTDTAPLRPGTVSDEGWVELGSPEELRHLLGEPWPVVIDKVHDRLTDDDLDILARSPFCLLATSDADGNCDVSPRGDAPGFTHVLGPGTLALPDRPGNRRGDSFHNVLANPHAGLLYLIPGGKQVLRVNGRARILTDAPFFDAMTRDGRRPRLALVLDIDEIYLHCPQSLNRSGLWSPDSWGRTG